The window gttaaatgtattttaaatctttattatttaatttttataaacaatttattctataaaaaatattcatcaTGCGCAGATCAAAAGCTAGTGgctattaaaattataatttttttctgagACAACTTAAAACACTGAAAAGAGTtattggaatgaagaagttcgTAAACTTTAAAAGTCGACAGATTTGTAGAAGactgttattggtttatatattttgattgatttagaaatctatatagtatttaaaaattcaagtaaaatatacaaatccGAAAGTTTTCTTtcggatttgagtctttgtatttttaattaaagtatccaaacaaatccattcaaatccattataaaatcaaatatattagtaaattcgtacgattgaataacatttgatttgatatagaatttatgaatcattaaaataataatacatgattttaatatagatttaaaaatcacagaatcaataacactagatttagttcggattttcaaattcattaaaatataacaactaATAACCCCTACTGAGTAAAGTCAACAAATATTTTCTAATTCTtatcaaatattttgtattGATTTCTATAGATTTTTATCGATTACTATGGATTTAcatgatatattttttcaaaaaaattctcCCTCGTAAGGTAACGTATACCAATCATTTCATAAATTTTCCAGAAAAATCTCGGCGTAAACCCCATATATATAAACATCGCTTCATTGACACAATGACACATATTCTCTTTCAGCTACATACATGTAATCCACTTCTTCAccattattttataactttttgtaTATTCAGTAGAATATGATTGTTTTCCAGCCACCATTGTTGACCATATACGATAGATTTGTGTATTATTATTCTATGTATTGTTTCATGTTTGACTTCTCTATATAACTTTGGTCACTTGATTTTGCTAGATTATGTTTACTTTTGTGTATGACTGTTTCTTTTTTATACGATTGTTCTTTGTTTATACTAACTATAGTTAGTTCTTGAATAAGATCAATGGgggataaagaaaaaaaatatagtcgACTCCGGAAGAAACAAAAGTACTATTAAATTATTTGTGGAGGAGGCAATCAAACGTGGATGGCGTGATTTTAGTGGTATAATAAACAAGGCAGcggtagaaaataaaatacaacCAACCAACCCTCAATGAAAGAGTTGGATGCCAGAAGTTCCACAAGCACTATCAAGCAGAATCAAGTTTTTGAAAAACCTATACAATAGTTATATCGATCTTCAACGTAACAGCTCTAGATTTGGATGAGATGACGAAACAAAAAGGTTTACAGCTTCTGAAGAAGTGTGGCAAGGATACTTGAAggtattctttttttcttacataAAAGTTTTGATACTAtgaattttcatatttgtatttCTTATGTATGTTTATGAAAATGACAGGCACATCCAAACCACCAGTTTATGCGCTATGACTCACATGAACAATTTGATGATTTGAAGATTATCTTTGATAGTACAACTACCAATGGTGGCAATTCACTTGGACTAAGTGATACTACTGATGCTAGTACTTATCTTGTTGGTGATAATCaagtgaaagaaaacttgatgTTTGGTGAAAGCAGcgatgttattttttttttttgaatgaatactaaatttattcataaaaaaaacagCCTTGTTACAACATAGTGCTTACAGTTTAATTTCAAGAATCAAACTCAAGAAAAACTCTTTACATCCTAGTAAGAAACCAATATTGCATCATCACCTCCATTCCTTTAATCCCCTTTTTCCGCAGAACACTAATCTTGTTCCTAATACTCTTGTCAAGCAATCTTTGAAGAACAGCAACATGCAACATTCTATCTCCGTGCCTGACATTATTTCTCTCTCTCCACACACCATAAAGTACTGCTTGAAAAGAATATCTTAGACAGAAAAAACTCTTCCTTTCCCTTGACGAATCTGTTATGATATCCATAATCTCTGACCACTGATTCGTATACGAACTACCCAAGATCCCTTTCACAATGAACTCCCAAACTTGAGCCGTATACTGACACTCAAATGAGAGATGATCTCTCGATTCATGCGCAGCTTTACAGAGAACACAAGAGGTATCAATACCATGACTCCATTTTACCACTTTATCCATTGTAGATAGTCTGTTCCTTGAAGCCAACCACGCCATGAACGCAAATTTAGGAGTGGCATGGGAGAACCACACTCCTCTGGCCAAAAAACAGAGAGGACTTCCAACTCTCACCTGCTTCCAAGTTTCTTGAGTAGAAAACTTCTGCTTGTAAGCCGATTTCCCTTTCCAAAAACTTACATCTTTTACTTCTGGATCAAGCCtgctcctggtgattctcatcTCTTCCTCAAGATCATTGAGGATACTAACGcgaagtcttcttcttctcctacTACTCATCAGAGCATCCTCCACAGACTCGTCTTTCCCTACACCCAGATCAATAACTCCTCTATCTCCTAACAAGTCATGAAGAACCCCTTTCTCAGACCAGTGATCATACCAAAAGGAGGTGTGTCTTCCATTTCCGAGCTCCTTCTTATAGAACAGTTTAGCCACTTCTCTTAGTTTCAACATTTTCCGCCACATCCACGACCCCACTTGCGTATTAGACTTCACAACCCAAAAATTCTTCCCTTTCAGTAGATTAGCATGGATCCACTTGCCCCATAAAGAGTCCCCCGAAAGCATTCTCCATATCAACTTAAGACCATAGACCTTATTCACTTCTCTCAAGTCTCGTATCCCTAAGCCTCCTTCACACTTCAGACAGCTTACCTCCTTCCAAGCTACCTTAGCATTAGACGACTTGAGCACTGGACCAGTCCATAGGAAGGCAGCGATGTTATTGATTTGGCTTctgttttaaaacaaaatatgaaaggTCAGGCAGAAAAACTGATCCCAAGAAAGAGATCCAGAACTGAAGCGTGCTACAATTTAGAGGAGCTACAGAATGATAACAATGATTCCATGGCACTGTGAGCAATAAGATCCTTAGTATCATACAACAAAGAGACGAGAGACAACAAAAAGAAGCTGAAAAAAGAGAGGAGAAACTTAGACTGGAAGCGGAGCAACATGaagctggaaaaaaaaaagaaaaacaatgttTGGGATGCTATGAAAGAGATCACTAATGAtgagtaaaaatataaaaaaattgaacttcTAATTAGGGCTGGACATTTTATccgttaaatttgattcaaTTCGTTATTCGTTTCGATTCGATCCAAAATTTCTGGATATCCGCAAACTTTCGAAGCAAagcaaatactaaaaaaaatatccGTTAAAATCGAagcaaatcataaatatttaaattttgggaagcggatatccgatccgatccgtcaatatataaatacatatatatcttaattatatttaaagtttttaatgtataaaattatataattattattctaacatatgatttgataaagtctattcacattattacttatataaaagtatTACATAAAAGGAAGAGAACACATTGAtgacaattataatttttttcttaagttttgtgttattataattgttaactaaattaaaaaaattacaaaatatgtagattctctacttttttaatttttatcatatatatcatggaaaaaaatattttacaaaacaaatttgtatcaaaactttaagattatttgtattaatcaaaacatatgAGATATCCGTAAGTATTCGTAAATATTCGTAAATATCcgcaaatatctatttattttctgGATATCCATTTTTCCGAATATCCGTATTTTTCCGAAGAAAAGCAAATCGAAAAATTAGATATCCATGACATACGAAGGAAATCATAAATACCTTCAAAAACCCGGATATCCGATCCGTGCCTAGGCCTACTCCCAATAACAAGAGAATTTAATAgatttacaaaatcaataatacctagactttttgaataacaaaatatttgaatgaaatttaaaagtcttcaaaccaataacaatggattttggtaagagtttataaatccaaaaaccaataacaattaattttcaaaattttataattcttttaaaattctttAACCAATAACCCCCCAAAGTTTTAGTTGACCTTTCTTTTAAATCACAAATTTGTGTTGACCGGACCATCTTTGACACGCCGTTAAATAATTAACAGAAACTTTAAACACTGTTAATTAAAAACTCATATGGGCGATGTCTTGTTTATGTGAGTTACATTGCACCGTGGTTCAAATGGAGACGGATTGCTCCGACCTGGTGGACATGATTGCAAACCCTACCGACTGGCCGGCCTTTGCCTCCGAACTCGTCTCTTCTTCTTAGAGACGGTTTCTCGGAGCTTGGCATCACCCGCATACCCAGGACTAGGAATTTGCATGCAGATTCTCTCGCTAAGGAGGCGAGATGTAGCGGTACTCTTTTTTCCGATATAGATCAGACCCAGCCGGACAGAGCGTCTTTTCGGAACGACTCAGACCCGACTACCAATTCAAATGGGcgtcgtcaaaaaaaaaaaaaatactgttAATTAAACGTGTGTAATCACACTGTTAAGATAAACGATAAGTTTTGCTCTATTTCTTTTGTCTGCATTTTGTATCTTTGATAATTAAACGTTTATACCCACAGAGTGAAAAGGTTCTCTACTCCAATGTGGAAGAACCTAAACACACACGCACACATAAAAATGTTAATCTTGGCCAGTGGAAATCACTAACCATCATTACTAAAGAATaaagattcattttttttaattcaaaacttAGCAGACTTTGAGGATTTAGACTAAACATTAGATATGGACTATAGGGAGCTTATTATCGATGTTGATGACCAAGAGTTCCTTCTTCATGAAGAAAAGTGTTCCACTTGGTACGTTCCTTGGAACAATAACAACAAGCGCTAGTACCGTGGCTGGTACAAAGATCTTCAAGCTGCCAaacaccaaaaacaaaacaagaaccaGTGACAACAAACGAAACTTCCATAATTGCTTTCGTTTGTCTTTGTGGAATACAGGGCAGACAAATCATAACTTTAATTATATCTTTTCTACATGATGTTCTGTAAAAATCAAGTACAAATATATCTGAAATTTTGACAGTATTTTGATCATCAATTTAAGGTGCCTCTTCACTGTGTAGTTCACGCTCGTCGTCAACATCTCTGTCATCTTCCACTCCGGCTCCCACATCTTCACTTTCAGGCGCCTCTTCAGTTACCAGGAGAGCTATGTCTTTGACTCCAATAGCAAGTGACTCATATTCTTGTCCACTTGTTTGTAGCTTGGCTGCTCCGACAGTTGCGAGCTTCAGTCCATATGTTCCTCCTCCTCTTACTTTCACCATAGAACGACAATCCTAAGAGAAGTTATCagagaaaaatagaagaaaagcATACagaaagaaggagaagaatACATCGATAGAGGGATGAGAAACAAGGAAAATAGAATTGGGGTTTATGAACTCGGGATTTTGGACAAAACCAAAACTTGTCGTTTAGTTTAACAGTGATTATACACGTTTAATTAACAGTGTCTAAAGTTTTTGTTAGCTTATTTAACGGTGTGCCTAATATTGTCCGGTCAATGCAATTTGTGATTTAAAACAACGGTCAACGAAAACTTAATGTTTTAAATTGTCTCAGAAAAAGTTCATGCTTTTAATGGCTATATTTGAAAGTTCGGGATTTTCATGACAATTTCCACGTAGTTTTATGACAAGTTGCAAATGTTAATACGAAagcataataatttattttagtgaagtaccattttttttttggaaaaagtatattgattcatttaatattaaatgtttGGTTAGTTTAACATGTGTTGTAAGATATGAGTTTATTTCAAAACTGTTTTTATTAGTATTTCCAATAAAACCAAGCTTGTAAACATGGTTAGTTGGTCTCTATTTTTTCAGATGCAGGGGTTAATGATGATATCTCAATGAACATTCACCGACTAGAAATTTTATTGTTACACGAGCTAGTCACATTTTTTTTGCATGAtgcatgaattttaattatatcCACATGATCTTACTATTAATTTGATCCAAACACAGTAGGACCATCTCAAGCCATCTGCTTAGAGAATATATGTGTGGTAGATGGTTCTAGAACTTTTGTATCAACTTTTAGTAGATGTGGATGAACGTGGAGAACATACAAGaggtgaaaaaaaaatttcaagattTCAGAATCTGCTATTCTCCTCGGGGACATAATGGAACTACAAGATTTCTTAACTAGAATCACTCGATCTTctcatatgaatttttattttgttaattttttttattccggTTTAGTTACACATATCATCTTAAGCTTGAGTAATATAATGGCAtattgacaagaaaaaaaactctctGCACAAAAAATAATCGTCATTATACACAATTTAGTGTTTGAGAAATACACTCAATCTTATTACAAATATACATAGAACAAACGAAAGTTATCGTTATATCTTCTAGAATAAACTCTAGAGTTTCGCCTCTCATGGTTGTGTATTGAATCCATGAATGATTTCATTTGAATTCGCTATGTGATTTTGAATGGTTTGACATCTTTGGAAAAGGTAATGTTTTCAAGAGTCATTGGTAAGGTTCGAAAAGCTAGtatgtttttttaaagaaaatttagtatatattaattgagaagtatacaatattttttttatagccACGTGTTATCACtataatgattcttagaatccatagaaaaataggttggtccatctaaaaacatattttttaattttattaaactaattatcaaaTTCATTAGtagtatacaaaataatattttccattatttccttaaataaaatttacggaattacctaatatatatacaattaatgattatgaataataaagatttgataacaaattttgaatcctcccttctttcttaattttatattattaaaataaattaaaaaatcatattaaccatataataaaaaattattttttcttatatgctatattttaaattttttaaaataactataaattactataagtgttaaaagtttcatttttaaatgatttgtgatcaatggtttgaCTTTTTTTCTGTTAtagcaagatacaaatgatcataaaatcgtatgaatatgaaataTCATTTCATGTATATTCATatttaatattgtttaaaatagTCTGGTGAGACACTGTCAATTCCTCATGTTACAGCCTTTCATGTGTTGGTAAACGATTTCTGACCGCAATCCAGGTTAGGAATGAGTGCTTTGGTTTTAAACTTGTGAACCATACCGCTTTATGCCATATAGCACCTCCAGTAGTTTATGCAGAAAGTCCAACGTACCAGAAGCTGAGAAGAAGCTCGCATGAGGTAAGTTTCCAATTCTCCATTTGCACTGATCATCAGTTTCCGACTAAACTGATACTAGTGGTGAGGCGCTTTCAGAATTTTAGGAGCCATGGTTTCAGGAATTTGAAATTACCAATGTATCTCGGCGGCACGGCCGATCGTTGTAATTGTTCTGTTTGAACCTATTTCACTATCAAACCATTTCTATGCCTAAAATTTTACTGcctttgtccgtgtgtgtgtgttttttcaATGTCGctataaaatattatcataatTTCTGTcaaaatctaatctattaatttagggtcttatttttatctactaataCAAGTTGTCATTAATTATTGGACTTTTCAAAAGTTTTACAATCTAATTACacactacttatataattatcaTCAGATCTACTTAAACTAAAACAACTACATATTAAACTCTAATTCGGTTATCTACTAAACCAACCCTTATTAAATCAGATTGGACCTATTGGATCTGGTCAATACACGACTTTCATTATATTTATTCTTCAATATGACTCATGTGGACATCGTTTGTATACAAATtgtatttgtttcttttcaGTTCCTATTGATATTTTCTTCGTACACAAACGACATGTTCTTCCATTCTTTATAATGATTATTAGATTTGTATCTGTGATATGGCATCCAAACCAAAATCACTTTCTCTTCTGTTAGAGTTACATTAACCACAATATCAAATATATCCTAATGTAAATGTTTGTATTCAGTTTACATTCCGAATaagattatatttaatattcttaaaattaaaaattgtaaaacctataaaaacgttaaaaaaaattttagaaactaatataaacttttaaaaagatttttgagGCCAAATATGTTTCAAACATATacatattcgtttttaaaaaatctgTTAACCATAATGTTTAAGATTAGATTTTCTGTGCACAATTAAGCATGTTTAGTTTTCAATAATATGATATGataattacaatttttaaaaatgcagTGAAActcaaaattaataaattatataaaaccactattttaaaaatctattttgtaattattaaaaaaaatattttagataaattaaaaaaggttaaaattattaactattttaaaacaactattttaaaacaactatttttattatgatcaatataaaattaaaacataatcaCCTCCttaatttaaagaaaataatatcaCAATTAATCTCTAAGTCAAACAACTAAATTTACATATGAATTATTATACATTATAAACTAACACCATGTACAACACATATTGTACCAGAAATCAATTCTacttgttaaaaaatattatatatatagatgtcaacaataataaatatatattatatccacTATTATTTAACACaactataaacaaaaaaaaaaatgaaaattgtatAACATAATCTGAGTTATGCATGGATGCATTTATCTGGAACCGAAGAagcaaaccaaaccaaacaaaaaaagttcAGTTCATGTCTAGATCCTACCAGTTACCTGAACTGCACGGatcatatatatctaaaaccaAAGAATCGAAAGAGAACCAAAAATCGAATGGGTGTATAAATTTCcataatataatttccataattataaatattaactatttttagttttaaattaattaaataatttaaaaaatctatttaaaaaccaaaatacgTAAAATATTATTACCAAAGTATTTTTAATCCAAAGTAAAAAACTATCTGAATTATCCAAATTTTATctgaaaatctaaaaattaatatttcattTGAAATCC is drawn from Brassica rapa cultivar Chiifu-401-42 chromosome A05, CAAS_Brap_v3.01, whole genome shotgun sequence and contains these coding sequences:
- the LOC103868635 gene encoding uncharacterized protein LOC103868635; its protein translation is MRVMPSSEKPSLRRRDEFGGKGRPVGRVCNHVHQVGAIRLHLNHGAISQINNIAAFLWTGPVLKSSNAKVAWKEVSCLKCEGGLGIRDLREVNKVYGLKLIWRMLSGDSLWGKWIHANLLKGKNFWVVKSNTQVGSWMWRKMLKLREVAKLFYKKELGNGRHTSFWYDHWSEKGVLHDLLGDRGVIDLGVGKDESVEDALMSSRRRRRLRVSILNDLEEEMRITRSRLDPEVKDVSFWKGKSAYKQKFSTQETWKQVRVGSPLCFLARGVWFSHATPKFAFMAWLASRNRLSTMDKVVKWSHGIDTSCVLCKAAHESRDHLSFECQYTAQVWEFIVKGILGSSYTNQWSEIMDIITDSSRERKSFFCLRYSFQAVLYGVWRERNNVRHGDRMLHVAVLQRLLDKSIRNKISVLRKKGIKGMEVMMQYWFLTRM